The Euwallacea similis isolate ESF13 chromosome 18, ESF131.1, whole genome shotgun sequence genome contains a region encoding:
- the vvl gene encoding POU domain protein CF1A, translating to MAATTYLPASSVSDLEGSALGMNIVGGYHSASPRSAADANEMKYLPQHHNHHHHIASSPSPGGHAAMSLSAANPWVSLQPGADPWAASMAGMHHHPHHQDVKPLSQQAEMMHHQRQQQQSMGSPHGWPGPVASAHYHQAGAGSPLHQYHSVMNGMLAHHQGAPQLHHSLHRDMQSPHHPQHPDRDVSGGEDETPTSDDLEAFAKQFKQRRIKLGFTQADVGLALGTLYGNVFSQTTICRFEALQLSFKNMCKLKPLLQKWLEEADSTTGSPTSIDKIAAQGRKRKKRTSIEVSVKGALEQHFHKQPKPSAQEITSLADSLQLEKEVVRVWFCNRRQKEKRMTPPNTLGGEMMEGMPPGSHMHPGYGHHPDMHGSPMGQHSHSHSPPMLSPQGMSHQLTAH from the coding sequence ATGGCGGCCACCACCTATCTTCCTGCTAGTAGTGTGTCGGATTTAGAAGGAAGTGCCTTAGGGATGAACATAGTAGGTGGATACCACAGCGCCTCTCCCCGATCGGCTGCGGACGCTAACGAAATGAAGTATCTTCCGCAACACCACAACCACCATCACCATATCGCCAGTTCGCCCAGTCCGGGAGGGCATGCTGCGATGTCCCTATCGGCGGCGAATCCGTGGGTAAGTCTTCAACCGGGAGCGGACCCATGGGCCGCCTCCATGGCCGGAATGCACCACCACCCGCATCACCAGGATGTTAAACCTCTATCCCAGCAAGCCGAGATGATGCATCATCAACGGCAGCAACAGCAGAGCATGGGATCTCCTCATGGGTGGCCGGGACCCGTCGCATCCGCTCACTACCATCAAGCAGGAGCTGGATCACCTCTTCATCAATACCATTCGGTGATGAACGGGATGCTTGCGCATCACCAAGGAGCTCCACAATTGCACCACTCCCTCCATAGAGACATGCAAAGCCCTCACCATCCCCAACACCCTGATAGAGATGTTAGTGGAGGAGAGGATGAAACCCCGACTAGTGATGATTTAGAGGCTTTCGCCAAACAGTTTAAACAGAGAAGGATAAAGTTGGGGTTCACTCAAGCCGATGTAGGGTTGGCGCTAGGGACTTTGTATGGAAACGTTTTTTCGCAGACGACGATTTGTAGATTTGAAGCTCTACAATTGAGTTTTAAGAATATGTGCAAATTGAAACCGCTTCTCCAAAAGTGGCTCGAGGAAGCGGACTCGACGACGGGTTCGCCCACGTCCATAGACAAAATCGCCGCTCAAGGCCGCAAAAGAAAAAAGCGCACCAGCATAGAAGTTTCAGTTAAAGGTGCTTTGGAGCAGCATTTCCATAAACAGCCCAAACCTTCTGCTCAAGAAATCACGTCACTGGCTGACAGCCTACAACTGGAAAAAGAGGTGGTCAGGGTATGGTTCTGCAACAGGCGGCAGAAAGAGAAGCGAATGACGCCGCCCAACACGCTGGGCGGCGAGATGATGGAGGGTATGCCGCCCGGCAGCCACATGCACCCCGGATACGGCCACCATCCGGACATGCACGGGTCGCCAATGGGTCAGCACTCGCACAGCCACAGCCCGCCCATGCTCTCGCCCCAAGGTATGAGCCATCAACTGACTGCTCACTAG